The proteins below come from a single Corynebacterium glyciniphilum AJ 3170 genomic window:
- a CDS encoding GNAT family N-acetyltransferase: MLTHAFEEWGCSAVEFRTSWHNHESRTAIERLGAKLDGVLRQLMRSSLCYRLGQPL; encoded by the coding sequence ATGCTCACGCACGCCTTCGAGGAGTGGGGATGTTCCGCCGTGGAGTTCAGAACCTCCTGGCACAACCACGAGTCCCGCACTGCCATCGAACGGCTGGGCGCGAAGCTCGATGGTGTGCTCCGCCAGCTGATGCGGAGTTCTCTTTGTTACCGGTTGGGACAGCCTCTCTGA